A genome region from Oncorhynchus masou masou isolate Uvic2021 chromosome 14, UVic_Omas_1.1, whole genome shotgun sequence includes the following:
- the LOC135553880 gene encoding myosin-11-like, giving the protein MEEDRKQAEQYKVAEKANVRVKQLKRQLEEAEEESQRVAAGRRKLQRELDEASEANDALGREVSALKSKLRRGGGESSFSSSPRRVGSIGNVSLSRTGSRRSRAGDNEGNGGNSENTDNVPEEEEPLFSSTPPPEDISGTLPEE; this is encoded by the exons atggaggaagacaggaaacAGGCAGAGCAGTACAaggtg gcGGAGAAGGCTAACGTGCGTGTGAAGCAGTTGAAGCGTCAgctggaggaggcggaggaggagtcTCAACGGGTTGCCGCGGGACGCAGGAAGTTACAGAGAGAACTGGACGAGGCCTCCGAGGCCAACGACGCCCTCGGTAGGGAGGTGTCGGCCCTGAAGAGCAAACTCAG GCGAGGAGGAGGGGAGTCATCTTTCAGCAGCAGTCCTCGTCGCGTGGGGAGCATTGGGAATGTCAGCCTCAGTAGGACCGGGAGCCGGAGGAGCAGAGCTGGGGATAACGAAGGGAATGGTGGGAATTCTGAGAACACAGACAACGTTCCAGAAGAGGAGGAGCCTCTGTTCTCGTCCACCCCGCCTCCAGAGGACATCAGCGGAACCCTGCCGGAAGAGTAG